One genomic segment of Gossypium arboreum isolate Shixiya-1 chromosome 3, ASM2569848v2, whole genome shotgun sequence includes these proteins:
- the LOC108475514 gene encoding uncharacterized protein LOC108475514 → MNVVSKSQKTKRLDSFKRKMPTLSIFPFGGCFDGCRDHTQPSGLGTRVWNHSDRAVELQVRVGSILKKVHTLKPGCSKRLKCKSIYKAYMPGMSDGNGGGGMKSLLYYYDQTCHPYIWVNDTAGDSSRMVKQQYISLEDLRDCSEIRIFRDHQRGCISVRKKPRPDFC, encoded by the coding sequence ATGAACGTAGTTTCCAAATCCCAAAAGACCAAACGCTTAGATTCATTCAAAAGAAAAATGCCAACCTTAAGCATTTTCCCTTTCGGCGGCTGCTTCGACGGGTGCCGAGACCACACTCAACCTTCGGGACTCGGCACCAGGGTCTGGAACCACAGCGACCGAGCTGTGGAGCTTCAAGTGCGGGTAGGATCGATCCTCAAAAAGGTTCACACCTTGAAACCAGGGTGCTCCAAGAGGCTGAAATGTAAAAGCATATACAAGGCGTACATGCCCGGAATGAGCGATGGCAATGGTGGTGGAGGGATGAAGAGCTTGCTTTATTACTACGACCAAACATGTCACCCATACATTTGGGTGAACGACACGGCGGGTGATAGTTCGAGGATGGTTAAGCAGCAGTACATTAGCCTTGAAGATCTCAGGGATTGTTCTGAGATTAGGATTTTCAGAGATCATCAAAGGGGTTGCATTTCGGTTCGTAAGAAACCGAGGCctgatttttgttaa
- the LOC108474634 gene encoding uncharacterized protein LOC108474634: MAFTKGSVLRIALLLVLLAAIIYACFTLPIEAILKDFLLWVEKDLGPWGPLVLAVAYIPLTVLAVPASVLTLGGGYLFGLLLGFISDSVGATVGAGAAFLLGRTLGRSLVVTRLKDYPQFRLVAIAIQRSGFKIILLLRLAPLLPFSMLNYLLSVTPVSLGEYLLASWLGMVPITLALVYVGTTLKDLSDVTHGWNEFSTARWAFLILGLVVSVVLMICVTKVAKTALDKALAESEDVDSTVGSSPELPVDSEAPVDLQQPLIIKVESGDNSTHE; this comes from the exons ATGGCTTTCACCAAGGGTTCTGTTCTAAGGATCGCTCTTCTTCTTGTTCTTCTCGCTGCTATCATTTATGCTTGTTTTACCCTCCCCATTGAAGCG ATTCTGAAGGATTTCTTGTTATGGGTTGAAAAGGATCTTGGACCTTGGGGTCCACTTGTGCT GGCTGTTGCTTATATTCCTCTGACAGTCTTGGCTGTTCCAGCTTCAGTGCTTACT CTTGGTGGCGGTTATCTTTTTGGATTGCTTCTGGGCTTCATTTCAGATTCTGTTGGTGCAACTGTTGGTGCGGGAGCAGCATTCCTTCTGGGCAGAACA CTTGGGAGATCATTGGTTGTAACTAGGTTGAAAGATTATCCTCAGTTCCGGTTAGTAGCAATTGCAATACAGAGATCTGGCTTTAAG ATTATTTTGCTGCTTCGACTTGCACCCTTGCTCCCTTTCAGCATGTTGAATTATCTGTTGTCGGTGACTCCTGTCTCATTAGGAGAATACTTGCTGGCCTCCTGGTTAGGGATGGTG CCAATAACCCTTGCTTTAGTTTATGTCGGAACAACACTTAAGGATCTTTCTGATGTGACGCATGGATGGAATGAGTTTTCAACTGCTCGTTGG GCATTTCTCATATTGGGCCTTGTTGTGTCTG TGGTTCTAATGATTTGTGTGACTAAAGTCGCGAAAACGGCACTGGACAAAGCATTGGCTGAAAGCGAGGACGTAGATAGCACCGTAGGATCATCGCCGGAATTGCCGGTTGATAGTGAAGCACCAGTGGATCTTCAGCAGCCTCTTATAATAAAGGTAGAATCTGGTGACAACAGCACTCATGAATAG
- the LOC108466982 gene encoding uncharacterized protein LOC108466982, whose translation MFVSLDVTFFENEPYFSASHLQGEILSEDETLSNLLIIPQDSISPTTTTKPAENPTATVIPVLEPVSPTTTTKPDENPTATVIPVLEPVFPISTVQQQETRVINHTNEEKQPTHSEKQQGKTQGLRVYSRRHQLPETETAVPMPSLPEDCPEEEVSPPSSSIHLPIAVRKGTRSCTQHPISRFVSYGNLSKSYNAFVSNVDSVETPKNIDKTPMESNLKLGIDKDGEEVDRGRYQREKHLEAAYRILRYLKGTPGKGLHFKKNVRRNYGQAGFDSHLHSSLRGSVGIP comes from the coding sequence ATGTTTGTGTCCCTTGATGTTACTTTCTTCGAAAACGAGCCATATTTTTCAGCCTCTCATCTTCAAGGGGAGATACTTAGTGAAGATGAGACCTTGAGCAATCTTCTCATTATACCTCAAGACTCTATCAGCCCTACCACCACTACAAAACCTGCTGAAAATCCTACAGCCACTGTGATTCCTGTTTTGGAACCTGTCAGCCCTACCACAACTACAAAACCTGATGAAAATCCTACAGCCACTGTTATTCCTGTTTTGGAACCTGTTTTTCCTATCTCCACTGTTCAGCAACAAGAAACAAGGGTGATTAATCATACTAATGAAGAAAAACAGCCCACTCATTCTGAAAAACAACAAGGAAAAACTCAGGGACTTCGTGTATACTCTCGGAGACATCAGCTGCCTGAGACCGAAACAGCAGTGCCTATGCCATCTTTACCCGAGGACTGTCCTGAGGAAGAAGTTTCACCTCCTTCATCTTCCATCCATCTTCCAATTGCAGTAAGAAAGGGCACTAGGAGCTGCACTCAACATCCCATTTCTCGGTTTGTATCCTATGGAAACTTGTCTAAATCCTACAATGCCTTTGTTTCTAATGTTGACTCTGTAGAAACTCCAAAGAACATAGACAAGACTCCTATGGAATCCAACCTTAAATTAGGAATTGATAAGGATGGAGAAGAAGTAGACAGGGGGAGATATCAACGGGAGAAACATTTGGAAGCTGCCTACAGGATATTGAGATACTTAAAAGGGACTCCTGGTAAGGGGTTGCATTTCAAGAAAAATGTTCGAAGAAATTATGGGCAAGCTGGGTTTGATTCACATCTACACTccagcttgagggggagtgttggaattccttaa
- the LOC108474415 gene encoding vacuole membrane protein KMS1-like, translating to MGSGKGATSSAQQMESSVQDLRERYRLELENLTLTTQPVKTSRFFLLAILQYIKRSASYLLAKGGWLMLSSTLIAVLGILLVTIEGPHEKHVEEVSQYVRFGLWWIALGVASSIGLGSGLHTFVLYLGPHIALFTIKAMQCGRIDLKSAPYDTIQLKRVPSWLDKPCREFGPPLFSSSHGSRVPISSILPQVQIEAILWGLGTALGELPPYFISRAASVSGRKIEPMEELDHSSSEDNGFIATHLKQIEHWLLSHSQHMNFFTILLLASVPNPLFDLAGIMCGQFGIPFWKFFLATLIGKAIIKTHIQTVFIISVCNNQLLDWIENELIWILSFIPRFDSYLPTLTAKLHSVKEKYLAAPPPVPSNIKDKWDFSFASIWNTIVWLMLMNFFVKIVNATAQRYLKKQQDKSLAEILPDSTHSDS from the exons ATGGGGTCAGGCAAAGGCGCGACTTCTTCTGCCCAACAAATGGAATCGTCTGTCCAAG ATCTTCGTGAGAGATATAGGCTAGAATTGGAAAATTTAACATTGACTACACAGCCAGTCAAAACATCAAGGTTTTTCCTTCTGGCTATCCTTCAATATATCAAGCGATCAGCATCATATCTTTTGGCAAAGGGTGGTTGGCTTATGCTTTCAAGCACTCTAATAGCAGTTCTTGGAATTTTGCTTGTGACTATTGAGGGCCCTCATGAAAAG CATGTTGAGGAAGTTTCTCAGTATGTTCGATTTGGATTATGGTGGATTGCACTTGGTGTTGCATCTTCAATTGGTCTTG GATCTGGTCTGCACACTTTTGTCCTTTATTTGGGTCCTCATATTGCCTTGTTTACAATAAAAGCAATGCAATGTGGACGAATAGACCTGAAAAGTGCTCCATATGATACAATACAGTTGAAGAGAGTTCCTTCATGGCTGGATAAACCCTGCAGAGAGTTTGGGCCCCCGTTGTTTTCATCATCACATGGGTCAAGGGTTCCTATTAGCAGTATATTGCCGCAGGTGCAGATTGAGGCTATTTTATGGGGTCTTGGGACTGCACTTGGAGAGCTTCCTCCTTACTTTATCTCGAGGGCAG CAAGTGTATCAGGAAGAAAAATTGAACCAATGGAAGAATTGGATCATTCCTCAAGCGAGGATAATGGATTCATAGCTACTCACCTGAAGCAGATCGAGCACTGGCTGTTGTCTCACTCTCAACACATGAACTTCTTCACCATTTTACTGCTCGCCTCG GTCCCAAATCCTCTATTTGACCTTGCTGGCATCATGTGTGGACAATTTGGGATACCATTCTGGAAGTTCTTTCTCGCTACATTGATTGGGAAGGCAATCATTAAAACTCACATACAG ACGGTATTTATCATCTCTGTCTGTAATAATCAACTCCTTGACTGGATAGAGAATGAATTGATCTGGATTCTCAGCTTCATACCCAGATTTGATTCTTACTTGCCCACACTCACGGCAAAACTTCATTCAGTCAAAGAGAAGTACTTGGCTGCCCCACCTCCGGTGCCTTCGAATATCAAG GACAAGTGGGACTTTTCATTTGCTTCGATTTGGAATACCATCGTGTGGCTTATGCTTATGAACTTCTTTGTCAAGATTGTTAATGCGACTGCTCAGAGGTATCTGAAAAAGCAACAGGATAAGTCACTTGCGGAAATATTACCTGATTCAACACATTCAGATTCGTAA